One stretch of Arachis duranensis cultivar V14167 chromosome 1, aradu.V14167.gnm2.J7QH, whole genome shotgun sequence DNA includes these proteins:
- the LOC107463276 gene encoding pumilio homolog 24 gives MAPKKQDDGSTKKRKRIPASGSNAEASHESPSKAPKLSASKKPFKALKTRKPDAVPKDKTKKAPLTGRERRLHAKELAEARKKKRKRHFTLEQELAHLWEKMRRHEIAKEDRAKLVTEALQKMKGKIPEIAGSHISSRVLQTCVKHCSQAERDAVFEELRPHFLSLSYNAYSVHLVKKMLDNASKKQLAGFISTLRGHVAPLLRHMVGSVVVEHAYELSNAAQKQELLSELYSTELQLFKDLVSLKESRLLDVISKLGLQKGSVIRHMTSVIQPILEKGIVDHSIIHRVLLEYFSVADQSSVTDIIRQLSSPLLVRMIGTKDGAKIGILCAKYGNAKERKKIIKGLKGHIAKTAYHQYGCLVLVCIFSVVDDTNLVTKVIIRELQPTLRELILDKNGRRPILQLLHPNCSRYFSPDELASLSSSIPSLSQKDQSETSTQTEALKVSLNDEKSKEDTEMAVDEPSKDDTPKDDSYVAESGKKDPFVRRQELLIKSGLAESLLDICIENVGELIRSNFGREVLYEVATGGSGGVLHPTLDDKITSLHEAVASLSAMPKSDDSEEDHVLENFHSSRTIRKLVLDCPKFASTLWEKAIKGKSELWAQGHSCKVISAFLESTDSKLQRLVKKELQPLIDSGVLKNQRPRKLSTK, from the exons ATGGCGCCGAAGAAGCAGGACGATGGAAGCACCAAGAAGAGGAAGCGGATTCCAGCTTCGGGCTCTAACGCCGAAGCATCACATGAATCCCCTTCTAAGGCTCCTAAACTCTCTGCCTCTAAGAAACCCTTCAAAGCCCTCAAAACACGCAAACCAGACGCCGTTCCTAAAGACAAGACCAAGAAGGCTCCCCTTACAGGTCGAGAACGTCGTCTTCATGCTAAG GAACTTGCGGAGGCtaggaaaaagaagaggaagcgCCATTTCACTCTTGAGCAA GAGCTTGCACACCTATGGGAAAAGATGAGGCGTCATGAGATTGCCAAAGAGGATAGAGCCAA GCTGGTGACAGAAGCTCTGCAAAAGATGAAGGGGAAAATTCCTGAAATTGCAGGGTCTCACATTTCTTCTCGGGTTCTTCAG ACTTGTGTCAAGCATTGCTCACAAGCTGAAAGAGATGCAGTGTTCGAAGAACTTAGGCCACATTTTCTATCCCTATCGTACAATGCGTATTCTGTTCACTTAGTAAAGAAGATGCTGGACAATG CCTCCAAGAAACAACTAGCAGGCTTTATCTCCACTCTTCGTGGCCATGTTGCTCCTCTTCTTCGCCACATGGTTGGGTCAGTTG TTGTTGAGCATGCTTATGAGTTATCAAATGCTGCACAAAAGCAAGAGCTGCTGTCAGAGTTGTACTCCACGGAACTTCAATTGTTTAAGGATCTAGTTTCACTGAAGGAGAGCAG GTTGTTAGATGTAATTTCCAAGTTGGGTCTACAAAAGGGTTCAGTTATCCGACACATGACGTCAGTGATTCAGCCAATTCTAGAGAAAGGGATTGTTGATCATTCTATCATACACCGAGTCTTATTGGAATATTTCAGCGTTGCTGATCAG TCATCTGTCACAGATATAATACGGCAGTTATCCAGTCCACTCCTTGTTAGAATGATTGGTACAAAGGATGGAGCTAAAATTGGAATTCTGTGTGCAAAATATGGGAATGCCAAG GAAAGAAAGAAGATTATCAAAGGATTGAAAGGGCACATAGCCAAAACAGCTTATCATCAGTATGGTTGTTTG GTGCTTGTTTGCATATTTTCAGTTGTTGATGACACAAATCTTGTAACAAAG GTTATCATTCGTGAGCTTCAACCAACTCTAAGGGAGCTTATTTTGGATAAG AATGGAAGACGTCCAATTCTTCAATTGTTACATCCTAATTGTTCACGCTATTTCAGTCCTGATGAACTTGCTTCCCTGAGTTCATCTATTCCTTCTCTGTCTCAgaag GATCAGTCAGAAACAAGCACTCAGACAGAGGCTTTGAAGGTCTCACTTAATGATGAGAAGTCCAAGGAAGACACAGAAATGGCAGTGGATGAACCTAGTAAAGATGACACTCCTAAGGATGATTCTTATGTAGCTGAGAGTGGGAAAAAAGACCCATTTGTCAGAAGGCAAGAACTATTGATCAAAAGTGGACTTGCTGAG AGTCTTCTTGATATATGTATTGAGAATGTGGGAGAACTGATACGATCAAATTTTGGCAGAGAGGTTTTATATGAG GTTGCAACAGGTGGTTCTGGTGGCGTACTGCATCCAACCTTGGATGATAAGATAACTTCCCTTCACGAAGCAGTTGCATCTCTTTCAGCAATGCCTAAATCAGATGATTCAGAAGAGGATCATGTCCTTGAAAATTTCCATTCCAGTCGGACCATTAGAAAACTGGTTTTGGATTGCCCCAAGTTTGCTTCCACCTTATGGGAGAAAGCTATAAAAGGGAAAAGTGAGTTGTGGGCACAAGGTCACAG CTGTAAAGTTATCTCTGCATTTTTGGAGTCAACAGATTCAAAGTTACAGAGACTTGTAAAGAAAGAGCTGCAGCCTTTGATTGATAGCGGAGTTCTCAAGAACCAGAGGCCCAGAAAACTATCAACCAAATAA
- the LOC107463285 gene encoding uncharacterized protein LOC107463285 (The sequence of the model RefSeq protein was modified relative to this genomic sequence to represent the inferred CDS: added 93 bases not found in genome assembly), with protein sequence MAAGTMATAAGAAVLMYLVLSRKLLSRKEEEEEEEEGGGGGMDSSRLSRTVRRRFARRPAQAPANLLESIVTLSETLRFTYSETLGKWPIGDLAFGINYFMRKQGNVEVASVYGGSGCVELKGREIIGELRELLRLLIMCMLFSKKPFPVFLDSAGFSPEHVLLQKPKAALLKPAFTIIRDTQSKCFLLLIRGTHSIKDTLTAAMGAVVPFHHSVLNDGGVSNLVLGYAHCGMVAAARWIAKLCTPTLHKALGECADFKVKIVGHSLGGGTAALLTYILREQKEFSSSTCVTFAPAACMTWELAESGKHFITTVINGSDLVPTFSTSSVDDLRSEVTASSWLNDLRDQVEHTKVLNVVYRSATALGSRLPSISSAKARVAGAGALLRPVTSSTQVVMKRAQSVAEAVVRTRSSLSSWSCMSARRRNVGPLPNSKLENSAETSVVPKRNAESLFTEEVVRDHMLSNDEPSSSSGGSVHDDTDEEEKLLPANQYVTTSTVDGITEGELWSQLEQELQQKDNITDIQAREEEAAAAKEIIEEENQFVDAAESSNSITSDNLDNQRFYPPGRIMHIVPVPSSGDSNSNSNGPVEERVCLYETPRELYSKLRLSKTMINDHYMPMYKRMMELLIRELEKDSSFDVIM encoded by the exons ATGGCCGCCGGGACAATGGCCACCGCCGCCGGAGCTGCGGTGCT ACTGAGCAGAACGGTGAGGAGGAGGTTTGCTCGGAGGCCAGCTCAGGCGCCGGCGAATCTCTTGGAGTCGATCGTGACGCTCTCGGAGACTTTGAGGTTCACGTACTCGGAGACTCTCGGGAAGTGGCCCATCGGAGACTTGGCGTTCGGCATCAACTACTTCATGCGCAAGCAG GGTAATGTGGAAGTCGCGAGTGTATACGGAGGGAGTGGTTGTGTGGAATTGAAAGGGCGTGAAATAATTGGGGAGCTGCGTGAGCTGTTGAGGTTGCTGATAATGTGCATGCTCTTCTCAAAGAAGCCGTTTCCGGTGTTCTTAGATTCCGCCGGATTCTCCCCGGAGCATGTTCTCCTTCAGAAGCCCAAAGCTGCG CTTCTGAAGCCTGCTTTCACAATTATACGGGATACACAATCAAAATGTTTTCTTCTATTGATCCGGGGAACCCATAGCATAAAAGATACTCTAACAGCTGCAATGGGTGCTGTCGTTCCTTTCCACCACTCTGTTTTAAATGACGGTGGGGTGAGCAACTTGGTTTTAGGATATGCACACTGTGGTATGGTGGCTGCAGCTCGTTGGATTGCAAAGCTCTGCACTCCGACATTGCATAAGGCTCTTGGTGAATGTGCTGACTTTAAAGTCAAG ATTGTTGGGCACTCACTTGGTGGTGGTACTGCTGCACTGTTAACTTATATTCTTAGAGAACAAAAAGAGTTCTCTTCAAGCACATGTGTCACATTTGCCCCAG CTGCCTGTATGACATGGGAATTAGCTGAATCAGGGAAGCACTTTATCACCACTGTTATAAATGGTTCTGATCTAGTGCCCACATTCTCAACTTCTTCTGTCGATGATCTTCGTTCTGAG GTCACAGCATCATCATGGTTGAATGATTTACGAGATCAAGTTGAGCATACAAAGGTCCTGAATGTTGTCTACCGCTCTGCGACTGCACTTGGATCCCGGTTGCCATCTATATCTAGCGCCAAAGCAAGAGTAGCTGGTGCAGGAGCTCTTTTGAGGCCAGTAACCAGTAGCACCCAG GTTGTGATGAAGCGTGCACAAAGTGTTGCTGAAGCTGTAGTCAGAACTCGCTCATCATTGTCATCATGGTCCTGCATGAGTGCACGTCGTCGGAATGTTGGCCCACTACCAAACTCCAAACTGGAGAACTCAGCAGAAACTTCTGTAGTACCCAAGAGAAATGCGGAATCTCTTTTTACTGAAGAGGTAGTTAGAGATCATATGCTTAGTAATGATGAACCTAGTTCATCAAGTGGAGGATCTGTCCACGATGACACAGATGAAGAGGAAAAACTCCTCCCTGCTAATCAGTACGTGACCACTTCCACTGTGGATGGCATCACTGAAGGTGAATTATGGTCCCAACTGGAGCAGGAGCTCCAGCAGAAGGACAATATCACCGACATTCAGGCTCGGGAAGAAGAGGCAGCCGCAGCAAAAGAAATAATCGAAGAAGAGAATCAGTTTGTTGATGCAGCAGAAAGCAGTAATTCGATCACATCCGACAACTTGGATAACCAACGATTTTATCCCCCAGGAAGAATCATGCATATTGTCCCTGTACCTTCATCTGGTGATTCTAATTCAAATTCCAATGGACCCGTTGAGGAGCGGGTCTGCTTATATGAAACACCCAGAGAGCTATATAGCAAGCTCAGGCTTTCAAAAACGATGATAAATGATCATTACATGCCCATGTATAAGAGGATGATGGAACTACTAATTCGAGAACTAGAGAAAGATAGTAGCTTTGACGTGATAATGTGA
- the LOC107463294 gene encoding meiotically up-regulated gene 184 protein, producing MGIMGQDSDSKTQLVLQICSIATRSVVCAHRLLSNSPNPSSFIDWYCILGVEENAGINTIRKRYHKLALQLHPDKNQHPKAEIAFKLVSEAYTCLSNAAKRRAFDLERLKSLCFECKRIPNTSSNAGGSGFKAWNIINISRSFKLWRNIRDMRERFKEEAKVIENCLRANSMSRKESPPYNPVGYLQRSKSLHRFDRETPVFNPSDYLYQGYPHLRSNVYKNSSTYWYLQTESMLHNAREGAQHGSPIFEVKSRSMFTSKFAQVPSQC from the exons ATGGGGATAATGGGACAAGATTCAGATTCCAAGACCCAGTTGGTATTACAGATTTGCTCCATTGCCACCCGTTCTGTGGTGTGTGCTCATAGGCTTCTCTCAAACTCACCCAACCCATCATCTTTCATTGACTGGTATTGCATTCTTGGA GTGGAAGAAAATGCAGGGATAAATACCATTCGCAAGAGATACCATAAACTGG CTCTGCAACTTCATCCAGATAAGAATCAACACCCCAAGGCTGAAATTGCCTTCAAGCTTGTCTCTGAG GCCTATACATGTTTATCCAATGCTGCAAAGAGAAGAGCATTTGACTTGGAGAGACTCAAGAGCTTATGCTTTGAATGCAAAAGAATCCCCAACACATCCAGCAATGCCGGTGGTTCGGGTTTCAAGGCATGGAATATTATCAACATCTCAAGGTCTTTCAAGCTCTGGAGAAACATAAGGGACATGAGAGAGAGATTCAAGGAGGAGGCAAAGGTGATTGAGAACTGTCTGCGAGCGAATTCCATGTCAAGGAAAGAATCTCCTCCCTATAATCCGGTTGGATACCTACAAAGAAGCAAGTCCCTGCACAGATTTGATAGAGAAACCCCTGTTTTCAATCCCTCAGATTATTTGTACCAAGGCTACCCTCATCTGAGGAGCAATGTTTACAAGAATTCTTCCACATATTGGTACCTGCAGACAGAGAGTATGCTGCATAATGCAagggaaggagcacagcatGGCTCCCCTATTTTTGAGGTCAAATCTAGGAGTATGTTCACAAGCAAATTTGCTCAAGTCCCATCGCAATGTTAG